The Quercus lobata isolate SW786 chromosome 9, ValleyOak3.0 Primary Assembly, whole genome shotgun sequence region agagagagaggggcttttgtgtgtggaaaaatagaaattatgcatggaataagagggagaatgacaattttttagtatgaggataagaataagaagagtcaaaaataaaggaagataaaaagataaattaatattaatattgagaatagtggggatatgaaaagttaaaatggaataagaaaggttgaagaaagttaaggtagagagtagtggggatatgaaaagttaaaatggaattgaagatttaataataaataagaataattaaaaataagataaattaaatatgatattttgattgtaatataatagagtttttaattcactttaaatgttaaaaaattgtattaaaaaatttaaaaaaaaaattgataatgacatAGCTGCTGACGTGGCTCAATGGaagcgtagcaacattaaatgctacgcttcagctctttctctccctctttgttaacatcctattgttttcccaaatttgatgataattctaatgtactaaatatgcatattgtaacgtttatttttatttttattttactccatTTTGGAGCCATGAAGTTAGTACatccataactattagtttattattttatgatatgtttggtttgatattattattattattattattattattattattattattataaatttagtgtttctaaaatagcatgttttttgtattctctttttctattaatgcattgtaactttttatgggaatactttataagaaaattgttttttcttttttttcttttttctttttttaaattaagtgtttctaaattgatatttgttttgtatttcatttttccattgatgcattgtaacatttcatgggaagactttataagaacaatttttatgtattgaataaaatattatacgtttaattttttaaaaaatgagacaaaatataaataattatgatatggaggatgttgctaaatttaaatgttgaataaaataaaatgagaataaaataataaaaatgaaatgtatagcaataaacaccatattattttagttatgctatgtaacaaaataatattatatttttatatactatctttataatgcaataatataacatttaacaaccaatatgaataaaaaagataacgacataaaatataaaactaaatcgtatcaagCCAGATTACCtgtcaattccaattttagcaAACTAACTGACTTCTAATAGTCTAAAATTGTTTTCTGTAATGCATTTGGTGGAACTTTCAATATTGCATCAGTATGTTTTGATGGTCAACCTgttacattaaaataaaataaaatatatatatatatataccaaaaattgaaggaaaatatatacatatatatatatatatatatatatatagagagagagagagagagagagagagagaggggcttttgtgtgtgaaaaaatagaaattatgcatggaataagagggataatgacaattttatagcatgagaataagaataagaagagtcaaaaataaaggaagataaaaagatagaataatattaatattgagagtagtggaatatgaaaagttgaaatggaatgagaaaggttaaagaaagttaaggtagagagtagtggggatatgaaaagttaaaatggaattaaaaatttaataataaataagaataattaaaaataagataaattaaatatgatattttgattgtaatataattgtaatataatagagtttttaattcactttaaatgttaaaaaattgtataaaaaaattgaaaaaaaattgataatgacatAGCTGCTGACGTGGCTCAATGGaagcgtagcaacattaaatgctacgcttcagcttttagtaatatattgatttCTTGGTTGTGCAAATTTAAAGAAccttcaattaattttttttttttgagagataatcaCAACATACTGCTAATCCCACAGCTCGAACCCTTTCTCCCTTAGACCCCCGAGTACTTTGTATATGAGGAGGTGCCAATTTAGCTACAAGGCTTTTGACcccttcaattaaaatttatgagtacaaacaaacatcaattaGAAGATATCTAAGACAATCCATAAATAAgatgttttttttcttacatgGAAAACTCATTAATGATAGTGGCAGAGCCACATGTATCCTTGGGGGGCCTTGAgccctccaaaatttttaatttttattacattttaagtatattttataaatatataaaggttatatgaaaaaaaaaaaaaaaaaaaagggagttgGCCCCCCCAAAAGAAAGCATTGAtcaaataatttagtaattttttctaaaaaaatagagtttagaGTTGATATACACAATTGCAATAGAATGAAATAGTTAGGTAGTAAATTTTGTGAGGAAATAGTGGAAGTATGGAACCCCTAATTTTTAGCTCAATTTCAATTCCAATTAATACAttcaaatcattcaacattgataatatatgcaatttggttgaaatttcctattctcaagattttatcaagaaataaaaaagctcATATGATACTTCAATTATAACATTATGATATTGATTTGTCAAATATGGATGAAGTTTTGcaaacaatttatatattttatatttacacacatatattgtgtgtattttttaggggaatgtcttttttttatttgagtttatctTGACAGAATATATAGTTCGGCCGCTCTAACTCAAGATTCCTGGCTCCGTCACTGATTAATGAGAAGACAAATGCTACATAAccatttaataaaaaacttctaatataatataatgagcttataataatttttttgtaatggAAGGAAAGTTTTGGTTGACTATTTAATGTGTTTTGGTTTAAGGgtaggaaaaaagagagattcaaagttcaaactaatGACTTTGGTTTTATAAAGCATTTTCCTTAATCACTTGTGTTACTCAAAAAGAATACAATTAAAATAAGTCTAGATCcacaggggaaaaaaatattgcCACTATCGGggaataaattgttattaataacTCGATAGATGAAAATGTAATATTAGTGATGCGtgagatcaaataaaaaatcaataaaaaacttAGTGATTTAAATATTGTATGATAGATTGGATAAACTTGTCTTATTCTTGTTGGATATTTAGGTTGCTAAACACGATTTCATCATAATGTatactttatttatatttagaatttcccaattcatttcaattaaaacaatattgtccttctccaaaaaaaaaaaaattgtcaatctATTAAATAAAGTCTATGGTCAGGACCTTGAATGAGAAAGTGTTTTTTTGGGAAAGACTACGAAGGACATTGTCTAATAAATATTGTCTAAAATTCGTTGCACATTTGGcaggcaaccaaaaaaaaaaaaaaaatgtggccTGGTCAAGATAAAGGCCCCCACAAAATGGAGGGAGGGTCCTACTTGCAACTTGCAAGACTTCAGTCAATGCCTGAAgtgtaaaacaaaacaaaatccaacgGAGAAGTGCTCCTATAAATTACCATCCAATTAGAATCCTTTTTCACAATAAACCCTTACTTCTCATAATAATCTGATAATGGAGGGTTCCTTAGGATTCCTTTTCCTCACTTTTCTAATTATTCCTCTTCctcatttcttcattttctgCATCGGACACACTCACTCTGAGGTTCGTTGCATCGATACCGAGCGACATGCCCTTCTCAACTTCAAGCAAGACCTTATTGATCCTTCAAACCGGCTCTCCTTTTGGACTGTTGATGGGGATTGCTGTCACTGGCTTGGTGTTGTCTGCCACAACCTCACTGCTCACATCACCCAACTCAATCTCAGAACCTTTTATCCTGAAGGTGATGATTTTGAATCTAGAGAACAATTTGAAGCCTATGAGCGGTCAATGTTTGGTGGTAAGCTCAATCCTTCTCTGCTTGATTTTAAGCATTTGAATTACTTTGACCTCAGCTTCAATAATTTCTCTGCTTCTCCTATTCCCGAATTTCTCGGTTCAATGAAGAGTTTAACATCTCTTAATCTCTCTAATGCGAGATTTGTGGGACTCATACCTCATCAACTTggaaatctctccaatttgctCTATCTCAATCTCAAAGGTTCTGGTTTGTATGTGAATAACCTTCAATGGCTTTCTGGTCTTTCTTTGCTACAACATCTCGATATGAGTTTTGTTAATCTTAGCAAAGCCACTGATTGGTTACAACTCACAAACACTCTCCCTTCCTTGTTTGACTTGCGCTTGTCATCTTCCCAACTTCCTTTCATTCCACCGACACTCACGGTTAACTTTTCATCTCTCCTCACCCTCGATCTTTCAGGGAACCAATTTGAAAACACTTTGATCCTATCATGGATCTTTGGTCTTCGTAATCTTGTTTCTCTTGATCTATCTGACAATTACTTTCAAGGTCCAATCCCTGTTGATCTCCAAAACATGACTTCTCTTAGGCACCTCGATCTATCTGGAAACTATTTCAACCATACAATTCCCAATTGGTTTTATAGTTTTAGTCGTCTTGAGTTTCTCAACCTTTGCGAAAGTAAATTGCAGGATACAATCTCCAATGCCATTGGAAACCTAACATCTGCCATTAGTATTGACTTGTCATTCAATGAACTTGAAGGAAAGTTGCCAAGATCATTGGGTAATCTCTGTAACTTAAGGGAAATTAGATTGTCATACAACAAATGGAGTCAAAAGATATCTGAAATCTTAGAAAGTTTATCAAGGTGTCTTTCAGATAGACTAGAGATCTTAGACTTAAGTAAGTCTCAACTTCATGGTCATTTGACGGATGAACTTGGGGTATTTAAAAATCTAGTCAAACTTTCTTTTCAGTATAATTCAATTTCGGGTCCAATTCCAGTGTCTTTAGCAAATCTTCCATCTTTGACATACTTGgatttttcaaacaatcatATCTATGGATCTCTCCCTCAAAATTTTGGACAATTGAAAAATCTAGTCAAACTGGTTCTTTGGAATAATTCAATCTCAGGTCCACTTCCGGTTTCTCTTGGAAATCTTTCATCTCTGACATACCTGGATCTTGGGTATAATCAATTCAACGGAACTCTCCCTCAAAATTTTGGACAGTTTTCCAAACTTgagaatttatatattgattctAATATGTTGAAAGGTGTCGTGTCTGAAGTTCATTTTTCCAATTTAACCAGTTTGAGGAATTTTTATGCATCTAGAAACCAATTGACTTTAAAAGCAACTCAAAATTGGATTCCTCCATTTCAACTTGAGTCTTTATACTTGCGATCATGGAATTTAGGGCCAAAATTTCCCCCATGGCTTTGTTCACAAAGGCATCTGCAATTGTTAGACATTTCTAATACAAGGATTTCAGATGTGGTTCCTCCTTCATTTTGGAACTTGTCTTCTCAGTTCCAAATTTTAAATCTCTCCCATAATCTAATCCAAGGAGAAATTCCAAACAGTCCTGTGATTTTGTCTGCTTCAGTGATTGATTTAAGTTCAAACCATTTCAAAGGTCCTTTACCTTGTATATCCTCTAATGTGTTAGTGCTAGATCTTTCTAAAAATTCATTCTCTAGATCCATTTCCCACTTTTTGTGTTTTAGAATGAATGAGCAAAAAAACGTAGGATATCTCAATCTTGACAAAAATCTTTTATCAGGAATAATACCTGATTGTTTGATGAAATGGAACAACTTGGAGGTCTTGAATTTGGGGAACAACAATTTCAGTGGCAGTATTCCATCATCCATGGGATCTTTGACTTATCTTAGTTCTTTGCATCTATACAACAACAAATTCTCTGGAACATTACCATcatctttgaaaaattgtaaaaagttGGTAATTATTGATGTTGCTGAAAATAGGTTTGCTGGAAACATACCTTCTTGGATTGGGCATAGATGTACAAGCTTGATGATTCTTAACCTTCGCTCAAACTATTTCCATGGTCACATACCAAAAGAACTTTGTGCTCTAGCCTCACTCCAAATATTGGACCTTTCACATAATAAGCTATCTGGAAGCATACCTAAATGTGTTAAACATTTTAGCGCCATGGCcacaaataatatttcaaatgacCACTTGAATTCTCATTCTTCTTATTATGGTGAAACTCTCCCACTTGAAAGTGCATTGCTTGTGATAAAGGGAAACTTTTTTGAGTATAGCACCATTCTCCAAATGGTAAAAAGTATAGACTTTTCCAAGAATAGATTATCAGGAAAGATCCCCATTGAAGTTACTAGTCTCCAAGGATTACAATCTTTGAATTTGTCATATAATCTCTTGATCGGAAGTATTCCTGAGAATATAGGTGCTATGGGATCATTGGAATCTATTGATTTCTCTTTGAACCAACTTTCAGGTCAAGTTCCCTCAAGCATGTCAAGTTTGACATTTTTAAATCATTTGAACTTGTCAAACAACAATTTGACTGGGAAAATTCCTTTAAGCACTCAACTACAAAGCCTTGATCCATCCAGTTTTATTGGAAACAAACTGTGTGGACCACCACTTACTAATAGTTGTACTACAAATGGTGTAAAGCCCAACATAAGAAGTAAAGCTACTAGTGGACTTGTAGTGGATTGGTTCTATGTGAGCATGTCACTCGGCTTGGTGGTTGGGTTTTGGGGTGTATGTGGTCCTTTACTATTGAATAAGCAATGGAGAATGATGTACTTTCAATTCCTAGATCACATAGGGTACAAGCTTAACAGTGTTGTCTTGTAAGATTCTTAATAATTTGTgcaaatgttaaatattttgatCATGTTAAATATTGTAAGTAAATGTTGTCTTGATCATGTTAATATTTTGATGATTTCCAAATAATCTTTTTGTTGGTTAATTAGTTAATTCACTCCATTAGCATATCTGAATATGGTGTTTCTTCCTATGAACACCATATCTGAATATGGTGTTTCTTCCTGCTAGACCAGGAAGGAAGCACCTTTTTGGCGTTGAAGAAAGATATTGGGTATTCTTTCTACACATTGCTTTTACTTGTATATGGTTCTCAACTACCATGGACTGAAATTCACTCCCCGCTTCTATAACTTACCAATAAGAACATGGCTGTTGtacattttttgcttttattgacAAATAATGTATGAAATATATATGAGGCATCTACATCAAACTCATTTGGGGTTAGGGTTTCAAATTTGCATCATAGTAGTGGTTGTTGTAGTATATGCCTTTGATGATGAGTTTCCTTTTCAGttaaatatgcatatttattGCATACCTTTTTTCATGTTTGAGAGATAGGgcttttaaagtttaaactgtAACTTTTTGCATTAGGTTCATTTTCATTTGAAATGGATTTATTTCGTggtttttattaaatatatttatgaatCTAAGATGTAATGAGTGTCGTTCCATAACTTTTAGCCTTTCCCGGTAAGCTTACCAACAAAAcgcttgtgtttgtgtataAAAGCTTTCTTCTAGAAATTAAAAACGCCTTACATATTCAAGTACTTCTTAGCTTCACATCAAGAATTTTGGTTTACAGATGAAACAGAGGTAAAGTGTGAAATggatttgttgggtttgtggTTTTACTTTTGGCACAAAGGATTAAGGAATGCACTTCGTGTTTGATACTTTATTTCTCTGATTTTAATCTGTTGATGTAATTAATGTGGGCAAGGattttgttttgagtccaaGATTTTGGACGCTATGAAATGGAGTTTAATTTTAGGAGGAGAAATTTTAGCGAGTTTGAATCATGATGGATGATATGTATCTCTGTCTTAATTTGATGCTGAATTCAATGATTATCTTCTGGGTTGTATTTGGttttcactttattttattatattaactaAACACAGTGTTAGGTTCATTATGACATGAGACATTTTGTGTGCTCGCTCAATTTCAAAAATGCTGAAGGAAAAACCTTATCCAGGCCACCCCTTCTAGGACCTCACTTAGTTGGGAGACAAATACTCGATCTTTTAGCCTctgatgaaattttttgttgttgatgtaTTTGTGGtgaattttttgggttagtGTTAATGAACTTCTAGTATTCTGCTTCCAAtgctgatttttttaattaaagaattcttaaaaattgtaatttatttctAGGGATGCAACTTTGGCATGTAAAGCTGAAGCTTTAGAGTTACGAAAACAACTCAGGCATATTCAGTCTTAATTTGATATGCACCCTGGCCAGGCTTCGTCTGTAATCCAAGGAAGACGGGCACGGGCTGCTGCAACATCTACTGTCAATGGACGCCTTACAAATCTAGATGATAGTCTTTCAGCGAGAAATTTAGAGGCATGTAAGCTATGATAAGTGGAATACATTTTTGAACTTGTTCACTTTTATGATAGTTTTGATTTAAACAATGCAAATTTGATTGGTCCGGTTCTAGAGTTCTTTAAACTTATGAATGAGGTTGAGAATGAGGACCTTGTCTTTATTTTGGAGACTATAGTGGTCAAGTTTGGGGAGGAGATGGCACCTTAAGCTCTTGGGTTATGCCAGAATTTGGTAATGTTAGCctccatttttatttgattttacatatatatattcaaaagtGCTTgacaacttcttttttttttaataaatattcagGCAGCTGCATTTTGGAGGTGCATGAACACATCTGAAGCTGATGATCCTGGTGCCATTAGCACAATTCTTGAATCAGTGAGCAGGCTTCCTCACCTTTTTGTCCAAGTTGAACCAACGTTGGTCCCTATAATGCAAAGAATGTTAACAAGTGATGGCCAAGGTATGTGTTCTAATACCTCAATTTGGCTTATTTTTGACATTGTTTCTATTCTTTTCTGAGTCTTTTTATTTCCTGATAAAGTTTTGCTGCCAAAAAGGATTGGTGGGCCTTGTATATGTTGGTATCAATAACTCTCAAGggtatttaatttgattatgTATTATGTTTTCTGTATATATTGTTAGTGTGTATCCAATATATACAGAAAACATACTGCAAGTCAAAAACATACTGCTATTATGTTTATGTATTATGCAACAATGATTCTTTATCTTCTTGAGTGTTTGCGGTTGACAGTTGTTTAAAGTATTGGTATTTCTGCTATTTTGTATGGGTACATAAAGGGTTTCAGTATCCTGTCCTTGTGCCTTCACATGTAAATATACACAAGCACTTCTGCGTAAAGGGTAATTCCACTTTGTTACTACTGTTCATTTTTCTGTTGAATTTTCTAGTGGCTTGCcaagtaaaaaatttaatttttttcttatgccCCCAGTCTTTGAGTTTTGATAATACTTGGCAGATAACCTATATCAAATCTGCAAAGACGGCTGATAAACGGTTACTTCTTTTTACAAATGAAGATGATCCTTTTGGGAATATCAAGAAAGCGACAAAAATAGATATGACATGAACCACATTGCATAGAGCTAAAGTACTTATTTGCACTTGCTTCAATAGTTTTCTTAAAGGGATTTTAATCTTTTGAAAGCCACTGatactttcttcttctctctccccACAGGATGCCCAAGATCTAGGCATCTCAATTGAACTTCTTCCCTTGAGTTAGCTTGATGAGGAGTTCAGTGTTTCACTTTTCTTTGCTATATGGACATAGCTCATTTTGATTTATTGAGTGAATTTCTTGTCTGATTAGATTAGTTACATTGCTTACTACTTCAAACCTTATTTGTTACAGGATTTGATTGGATTGGAAGGGGATGACCTCACTCAATTTTTACCATCAGTGGGAGAGAATTATGCCTTcctctagtttttctttatggtATTACTTATGTGCTAATTATTGTTGTATACTGCTAGTTACACACTAACAAACGAAGAGCTTCTGAAATCAGGTTTTGAAAACACGATTGTGAAAActcattttcacaattttaactgaaattgtgttttcaaaacatgatttcatATGTGTGTCCCTTACATAGTgtgtaattaactaattatcACCACTCTTCCTTATGTGCAATTTTCAAGATTACCACATATCATTTTAGAAGTGGGGGAACTGATTGTTGCATTATGCATCTGAAATTGCTTAAATATCttaaaagttttgatttttgaagaCTGTCTTggctttttgaaatttgaaaagagTCATTGTTATGAGAAGTTGATGATATTTCAAGAGTTGTAGGAACCTCAAGGTTTTAAGTAGAAAATGGTTTGACTCAAAGAAAGCAATAGACAAGTTTAGATTACACTTTAGGCTTTCTACGAACAATAaatatttagataatattaaaagcttggatgaaaattgagCATATAtgttgataaaataaaataaaataatgaacatcaatttttttgacaatGGTGCAACGTATTTTGAATGCAAAAGAGCATAGGAAGGTCAAATAAAGTCATTGGTATTAAAGTTGTTATTAGTCTTTTAGTAATCCACTCCATAGTACAAGATCATTATAACATTGCATGATACCTTAGTCCTTACGCAACACTTGGCAACATAATTTCAGtgtaaaagattaaaaaataatcaaaagtaTGCCTGAAACATATCAATGCTTCTACCGTTTTCTGTACCTTGTGATGCAGTTTAATCAACaaattttaataagtattaatgGCGGTTGATATTTGAACAGTAATAGAAACATGATTTTTTGTCATTCGAATTTATTCCTTCACATGAAATTTTCACAGCATGCTACAATGATATAATCTCTAGGTcaagttttattatattgtgttgAAGATTTTAGAGAGTTCAATATTGATGCTGGAATTTATATTGTCAAGTTCCTTTTCCTAGTCTTAAGTATTTTCCCACTTtatgccaagagccttgtagctcagtGGCATACCCTGCTCTCCTTTATTAGGAGAACCAGGGTTTTGATCCCCCCTCTCCCATTATTGTAACTATCGAAAAAAAGTATTTTCCCACAAAACATCCATATTCCAATTTCAGATTGGAAGATACGAAGGATCAGCTGAGAAAGCGTATGTTCACAAAGTGcatagttaaaacttaaaaattgcATTTTCAATTGCTAATGGGTTATACGATAGAAGTTGTCACTCACCATTGTTGGGGAGGCCACCTCAGTTTGTCACAGCCAAggatgcacggacgcggctcCCAGGCCGGCGCACCCGCGTCCGACGCGGCGGGACGCGGCGACGCGGGAGGGACGCCGCAGACCGCGCGTCCGTCCCGCGTCGTGCCGCGTCGCGCCACGTGGCGGATCCCGACTTGGGCCGACGCGGCCAAAATCGGCGCCGACGCGGCCGAAATCGGGCCGACTCGGTCCGTATCGGCCGTATCGGCCATATCGGCCGGCGACCGATACGGCCGATACGGCCGAAACAGGCCGGAATCGGCCGAAATCGGCCGTTAAAATCGCCGGAGAGGCCGAAATTCTGGCCTCAGATGCGTTTCttgccttattctttctttgttttgtgaatcaagtatattaatgtgttttttaagaatattttaatagtaaaaatatatagaaaatataaataaaaatatttttaataattttttaatcgccgagtcccgccgcacccgcaccctattttttcaaaaattgccgagtcccgcacccgcacctgcacccgcacccgagtcccgaaacgcacccgtgcttcataggtcACAGCCGCTTGGATCATATTGTTGCTTAGTTGGCTAGAAACTCTCACTCATAGCAATCGGGTCTGAGTAGTCCTTGACGACGTCATTTAAGAGTGTCAAATGTCTTGTACTTGCAGTTAGGTCGTGAGCCTATACCAAGaatagatttaaaattaaaaacaagagATATTTCTTTGTTGAGCATGTGGATTTGGCCGCCAGTCAAACTTATTACTAGCTTGTTAGAGCCAGGCCATGCAGCTCAGCAACTCAGGCCATGATCTTGTagcccaatttaaaaaaattagcacaTGTATCATATTTCTATGCCAGTgctgattaataaaatttatggtGGGAGGCTGCCTCACCCGTCACCTCCAACAGACGGTTAGACAGtcttgattaataaaatttccacTGAAACTTTCTCAATGGTTGGGTGTTAATTCCAGCCAACACTAGGTTTCTTATTCCTAGGTTTTGCTTTCTTGCTTGGTGCCTATTTTAAGTAAGCCTAGGTGCTGATTCCTacat contains the following coding sequences:
- the LOC115962012 gene encoding receptor-like protein EIX2 yields the protein MEGSLGFLFLTFLIIPLPHFFIFCIGHTHSEVRCIDTERHALLNFKQDLIDPSNRLSFWTVDGDCCHWLGVVCHNLTAHITQLNLRTFYPEGDDFESREQFEAYERSMFGGKLNPSLLDFKHLNYFDLSFNNFSASPIPEFLGSMKSLTSLNLSNARFVGLIPHQLGNLSNLLYLNLKGSGLYVNNLQWLSGLSLLQHLDMSFVNLSKATDWLQLTNTLPSLFDLRLSSSQLPFIPPTLTVNFSSLLTLDLSGNQFENTLILSWIFGLRNLVSLDLSDNYFQGPIPVDLQNMTSLRHLDLSGNYFNHTIPNWFYSFSRLEFLNLCESKLQDTISNAIGNLTSAISIDLSFNELEGKLPRSLGNLCNLREIRLSYNKWSQKISEILESLSRCLSDRLEILDLSKSQLHGHLTDELGVFKNLVKLSFQYNSISGPIPVSLANLPSLTYLDFSNNHIYGSLPQNFGQLKNLVKLVLWNNSISGPLPVSLGNLSSLTYLDLGYNQFNGTLPQNFGQFSKLENLYIDSNMLKGVVSEVHFSNLTSLRNFYASRNQLTLKATQNWIPPFQLESLYLRSWNLGPKFPPWLCSQRHLQLLDISNTRISDVVPPSFWNLSSQFQILNLSHNLIQGEIPNSPVILSASVIDLSSNHFKGPLPCISSNVLVLDLSKNSFSRSISHFLCFRMNEQKNVGYLNLDKNLLSGIIPDCLMKWNNLEVLNLGNNNFSGSIPSSMGSLTYLSSLHLYNNKFSGTLPSSLKNCKKLVIIDVAENRFAGNIPSWIGHRCTSLMILNLRSNYFHGHIPKELCALASLQILDLSHNKLSGSIPKCVKHFSAMATNNISNDHLNSHSSYYGETLPLESALLVIKGNFFEYSTILQMVKSIDFSKNRLSGKIPIEVTSLQGLQSLNLSYNLLIGSIPENIGAMGSLESIDFSLNQLSGQVPSSMSSLTFLNHLNLSNNNLTGKIPLSTQLQSLDPSSFIGNKLCGPPLTNSCTTNGVKPNIRSKATSGLVVDWFYVSMSLGLVVGFWGVCGPLLLNKQWRMMYFQFLDHIGYKLNSVVL